One Streptomyces drozdowiczii DNA segment encodes these proteins:
- a CDS encoding M1 family metallopeptidase, with protein MTTRRSLLAFGGAAVAAAATVPAVSAPAAARPHGFHPEPGSGGVGDPLFPTLGNGGYQVTHYDLTFDFTPVTYDFTATVRISARATQDLSAFNLDTDGHTIDAVTVAGRPATWQLAAGQSGQELTVTPARPIRDHQAFTVEIRYRGNGKAPRLGLTGWRFGSDGGFASAAQSSRADTFLPCNDTPSDKATWTFHLSAPEGYVATANGELTHRTPRADGSTVWHFALRERMATELIGIAVVKGTYLYGHSHRGLPLRHIVPRGKEDTYAPIVARTADHLAWLEAKFGRYPFSVYGVHIYDGYTDALENQTLSLFGTNWFKPNAQGQPGYETTMVHELVHQWFGDSVTPHDWQQAWLNEGPAVYYAGLYGEERGWSVLADKMKATYEKLDAVRAADGPPGLPKALGGTNIYDGGALVLYALNQRIGRRSFDAVMREWVRRFKDSTYTSEQFIRHTVDTTRDRSLDPFLRDWLFGAVNPPMPGHPDWKATA; from the coding sequence GTGACCACCCGACGCTCGCTCCTCGCCTTCGGCGGCGCGGCGGTGGCGGCAGCCGCCACCGTCCCCGCCGTCTCCGCCCCCGCTGCCGCACGGCCGCACGGCTTCCACCCGGAGCCCGGCTCCGGCGGAGTCGGCGACCCGCTCTTCCCGACCCTCGGCAACGGCGGCTACCAGGTCACCCACTACGACCTGACCTTCGACTTCACCCCGGTGACCTACGACTTCACCGCCACGGTGAGGATCAGCGCCAGGGCCACCCAGGACCTGTCCGCCTTCAACCTGGACACCGACGGCCACACCATCGACGCCGTCACCGTCGCGGGCCGCCCCGCCACCTGGCAGCTCGCCGCCGGCCAGAGCGGCCAGGAGCTGACCGTCACCCCGGCCCGCCCGATCCGCGACCACCAGGCGTTCACCGTCGAGATCCGCTACCGGGGCAACGGCAAGGCACCCCGGCTCGGCCTCACCGGCTGGCGGTTCGGCAGCGACGGCGGCTTCGCCTCGGCAGCCCAGTCCTCCCGCGCCGATACCTTCCTGCCCTGCAACGACACCCCGTCGGACAAGGCGACGTGGACCTTCCACCTCAGCGCCCCCGAGGGCTACGTCGCCACCGCGAACGGCGAGCTGACGCACCGTACACCGCGCGCCGACGGCTCCACCGTCTGGCACTTCGCCCTCCGCGAGCGCATGGCCACCGAACTCATCGGCATCGCCGTGGTCAAGGGCACCTACCTGTACGGCCACAGCCACCGCGGCCTGCCCCTGCGCCACATCGTGCCCCGGGGCAAGGAGGACACCTACGCCCCGATCGTCGCCCGCACCGCCGACCATCTCGCCTGGCTGGAGGCGAAGTTCGGCCGCTACCCGTTCTCCGTCTACGGGGTGCACATCTACGACGGCTACACCGACGCGCTGGAGAACCAGACGCTGTCCCTCTTCGGCACCAACTGGTTCAAGCCCAACGCCCAGGGGCAGCCCGGCTACGAGACCACCATGGTCCACGAACTCGTCCACCAGTGGTTCGGCGACTCCGTCACCCCGCACGACTGGCAGCAGGCCTGGCTCAACGAGGGCCCCGCCGTCTACTACGCCGGCCTGTACGGCGAGGAGCGCGGCTGGTCCGTCCTCGCGGACAAGATGAAGGCCACGTACGAGAAGCTGGACGCCGTCCGGGCCGCCGACGGCCCGCCCGGACTGCCCAAGGCGCTCGGCGGCACCAACATCTACGACGGCGGCGCCCTCGTCCTCTACGCCCTGAACCAGCGCATCGGGCGGCGCTCCTTCGACGCGGTGATGCGTGAGTGGGTGAGGCGCTTCAAGGACTCCACGTACACCTCCGAGCAGTTCATCCGCCACACCGTCGACACCACCCGCGACCGCTCCCTCGACCCGTTCCTGCGCGACTGGCTCTTCGGGGCCGTCAACCCGCCCATGCCCGGCCACCCCGACTGGAAGGCCACCGCGTGA
- a CDS encoding extracellular solute-binding protein: MSSSTPINRRALFRLGAGVGLGLAAAPLLTACGDGGTTAKAEAKSASLLPHSAVRNIGLKPDLEGTAAGVPQGFFSYPAKPLRATKTTPLKGAKPISAAMETFSPPPPSRGKNAAWQEIEKLLGGQVNITAVPADDYGTKFSTMVASDSLPDLFMYPESGGVDNKAAFLQAKCADLTPHLAGDAIKDYPNLAAIPKGAWQGAIFGGKLYGIPIARTGTAGAGVYRHDLFEEVGVTSLDQITDLDRFVEVCKELTRPKEDRYAIIAGVTTMLAMSAGAPNFWRLDEKTGKFTLDLETPEYRTAVETARALYKAGCYYPGTLQMSGAQKAQYTDMFKNGKGAYVYDGMPTYLAPGVGYIAAMKAINKKFDPRPFVPVGKDAVAWMDNVALQNTHISKASGDRVEEILRFADFAASPFGSLEYTLINYGVEGKDFTRDDKGNPALTKQGTQDVTVPWKFAASAVPAIFSADSEQGVRHVHDTFTKMIPMMVPDPTLQYSSPTWDSKSAGSLGTLKGDVLKDIISGRKPMSAYDQLVKDYLAKGGEKARGEFEEAFQKGKK, encoded by the coding sequence GTGTCGAGCTCCACCCCCATCAACCGCAGAGCACTCTTCCGGCTCGGCGCCGGCGTCGGCCTCGGACTCGCCGCCGCCCCGCTGCTCACCGCCTGCGGCGACGGCGGCACGACCGCGAAGGCCGAGGCGAAGAGCGCGTCCCTGCTCCCGCACAGCGCCGTCCGCAACATCGGGCTCAAGCCCGACCTGGAGGGCACCGCGGCCGGCGTCCCGCAGGGCTTCTTCAGCTACCCGGCCAAGCCGCTGCGGGCCACGAAGACCACCCCGCTCAAGGGGGCGAAGCCGATCAGCGCGGCCATGGAGACCTTCTCCCCGCCGCCGCCCTCGCGCGGCAAGAACGCGGCCTGGCAGGAGATCGAGAAGCTGCTCGGCGGCCAGGTGAACATCACCGCCGTACCCGCCGACGACTACGGCACCAAGTTCTCCACGATGGTCGCCAGCGACAGCCTGCCCGACCTCTTCATGTACCCGGAGAGCGGCGGCGTCGACAACAAGGCCGCCTTCCTCCAGGCCAAGTGCGCCGACCTCACCCCGCACCTCGCCGGGGACGCGATCAAGGACTACCCCAACCTCGCCGCCATCCCGAAGGGCGCCTGGCAGGGCGCGATCTTCGGCGGCAAGCTCTACGGCATCCCGATCGCCCGCACCGGCACCGCCGGTGCCGGGGTCTACCGCCACGACCTCTTCGAGGAGGTCGGCGTCACCAGCCTGGACCAGATCACCGACCTGGACCGCTTCGTCGAGGTCTGCAAGGAGCTGACCCGCCCCAAGGAGGACCGGTACGCCATCATCGCGGGCGTCACCACCATGCTCGCCATGTCCGCCGGAGCGCCCAACTTCTGGCGCCTGGACGAGAAGACGGGCAAGTTCACCCTCGACCTGGAGACCCCGGAGTACCGCACAGCGGTCGAGACGGCCCGGGCGCTGTACAAGGCCGGCTGCTACTACCCGGGCACCCTCCAGATGTCCGGGGCGCAGAAGGCCCAGTACACGGACATGTTCAAGAACGGCAAGGGCGCGTACGTCTACGACGGCATGCCCACCTACCTCGCGCCGGGCGTCGGCTACATCGCCGCGATGAAGGCGATCAACAAGAAGTTCGACCCGCGCCCCTTCGTGCCGGTCGGCAAGGACGCCGTCGCCTGGATGGACAACGTCGCCCTCCAGAACACCCACATCAGCAAGGCGTCCGGGGACCGCGTCGAGGAGATCCTGCGGTTCGCCGACTTCGCGGCCTCGCCGTTCGGCAGCCTCGAATACACCCTCATCAACTACGGCGTCGAGGGCAAGGACTTCACCCGCGACGACAAGGGCAACCCGGCCCTCACCAAGCAGGGCACCCAGGACGTCACCGTGCCCTGGAAGTTCGCCGCGTCCGCCGTGCCCGCGATCTTCAGCGCCGACTCCGAGCAGGGCGTGCGCCACGTCCACGACACCTTCACCAAGATGATCCCGATGATGGTCCCGGACCCGACGCTCCAGTACTCCTCGCCCACCTGGGACTCCAAGAGCGCCGGCAGCCTCGGCACCCTCAAGGGCGATGTGCTCAAGGACATCATCTCCGGCCGCAAGCCCATGTCCGCCTACGACCAGCTGGTCAAGGACTACCTGGCCAAGGGCGGCGAGAAGGCCCGCGGCGAGTTCGAGGAAGCCTTCCAGAAGGGGAAGAAGTGA
- a CDS encoding carbohydrate ABC transporter permease has product MERPTRLGQIAKAVAVVVVVLAVAYPLVGVIGTSFASQTDIIKSSGLVLWPDHPTLDAYRTIFTGGVVSRALIVSVGITVFGTLASLLVTVGMAYGLSRREVTGSRFILMTALFTMLFNAGIIPNFLLVKGLGLYDTYAALVMPTLVSAFNLVVLRSFFMNLPEELYDAAKVDGAGDFRILVRIVLPLSKAVLAVISLFYAVTYWNAFFNSLLYLNDSDKWPLPMVLRTYVLQGQSLDSASAGEVLAPQQAVQMAVLVIAVVPILCVYPFLQRYFTKGVLTGAVKG; this is encoded by the coding sequence ATGGAGCGCCCGACCCGCCTCGGCCAGATCGCGAAGGCCGTCGCCGTCGTCGTGGTCGTCCTCGCCGTCGCGTATCCGCTCGTCGGCGTCATCGGGACGAGCTTCGCCTCGCAGACCGACATCATCAAGAGCTCCGGCCTCGTCCTGTGGCCGGACCACCCCACCCTCGACGCCTACCGCACGATCTTCACCGGGGGCGTCGTCAGCCGGGCCCTGATCGTCTCCGTAGGCATCACCGTGTTCGGCACCCTCGCCAGTCTGCTCGTCACCGTCGGCATGGCGTACGGGCTCTCCCGCCGCGAGGTCACCGGCTCCCGCTTCATCCTGATGACGGCCCTGTTCACCATGCTGTTCAACGCCGGCATCATCCCGAACTTCCTGCTGGTCAAGGGCCTCGGCCTGTACGACACCTACGCGGCGCTCGTCATGCCCACCCTGGTCAGCGCCTTCAACCTGGTCGTCCTGCGGTCCTTCTTCATGAACCTGCCGGAGGAGCTGTACGACGCGGCGAAGGTGGACGGCGCCGGCGACTTCCGCATCCTGGTCCGCATCGTCCTGCCGCTGTCCAAGGCCGTCCTCGCCGTCATCAGCCTCTTCTACGCGGTGACGTACTGGAACGCCTTCTTCAACTCGCTCCTGTACCTCAACGACTCCGACAAGTGGCCGCTGCCCATGGTGCTGCGGACCTACGTCCTCCAGGGCCAGAGCCTCGACTCCGCGTCCGCCGGTGAAGTGCTCGCCCCGCAGCAGGCCGTGCAGATGGCCGTCCTGGTGATCGCCGTCGTCCCGATCCTCTGCGTCTACCCCTTCCTCCAGCGCTACTTCACCAAGGGCGTGCTCACCGGAGCCGTCAAGGGCTGA
- a CDS encoding ABC transporter permease: protein MADTAPPLPREKRRTRRKQAEEPAPPPGPALAAPHRLTLGQRLKRDRVMLLLTLPGLLYFIVFHYVPLLGYVVAFQDYQPYLGYMHSVWVGFANFSAAFSEPAFWSATFNTLEIALVQLVFFFPVPIALALLLNSIASDRIRRFVQSVVYLPHFIGWVIIVSIFQQILGGAGVLPDVLGGMGLPRYDMMSDPDAFPWLLTLQVAWKDAGWGTIIILAALLNIDRQQYEAAAIDGAGPRRRLWHVTLPGIAPVLILLLILNLGQILSVGFEQILLQRDAVGPDAGEVLDTYVYYHGIKDNDWGVAAAVGLVKAVIGTALVLGANKFAHRLGHEGVYRGADR, encoded by the coding sequence ATGGCTGACACAGCACCCCCGCTGCCGCGCGAAAAGCGGCGAACGCGGCGAAAGCAGGCCGAGGAGCCTGCCCCGCCGCCCGGCCCGGCCCTCGCCGCCCCGCACCGGCTCACACTCGGACAGCGACTCAAACGCGACCGGGTGATGCTGCTGCTCACCCTGCCCGGCCTGCTCTACTTCATCGTCTTCCACTACGTGCCGCTGCTCGGTTACGTGGTGGCGTTCCAGGACTACCAGCCGTACCTCGGCTACATGCACAGCGTCTGGGTGGGCTTCGCCAACTTCTCCGCGGCGTTCAGCGAACCGGCCTTCTGGAGCGCGACGTTCAACACCCTGGAGATCGCCCTCGTCCAGCTGGTGTTCTTCTTCCCGGTGCCCATCGCCCTGGCCCTGCTGCTCAACAGCATCGCCAGCGACCGCATCAGGCGCTTCGTGCAGAGCGTCGTCTATCTGCCGCACTTCATCGGCTGGGTCATCATCGTCTCGATCTTCCAGCAGATCCTGGGCGGTGCCGGGGTCCTGCCCGATGTCCTCGGCGGCATGGGCCTGCCCCGCTACGACATGATGAGCGACCCGGACGCCTTCCCCTGGCTCCTCACCCTCCAGGTGGCCTGGAAGGACGCCGGCTGGGGCACGATCATCATCCTCGCCGCCCTCCTCAACATCGACCGGCAGCAGTACGAGGCCGCCGCCATCGACGGAGCGGGACCCAGGCGACGGCTGTGGCACGTGACGCTCCCGGGCATCGCGCCCGTGCTCATCCTGCTGCTCATCCTCAACCTCGGGCAGATCCTCTCCGTGGGCTTCGAGCAGATCCTGCTCCAGCGCGACGCGGTCGGCCCGGACGCCGGCGAGGTGCTCGACACCTACGTCTACTACCACGGCATCAAGGACAACGACTGGGGCGTCGCCGCCGCCGTCGGACTCGTCAAGGCGGTCATCGGCACCGCACTCGTGCTGGGCGCCAACAAGTTCGCCCACCGACTCGGCCACGAAGGGGTGTACCGCGGTGCTGACCGCTGA
- a CDS encoding hydroxyacid dehydrogenase translates to MSTGLLDDVFPPAVRSRLEETAELLDPAVISEFDSPAAARALADAEVLLTGWGCPPVDPALLDRAPALRAVVHAAGTVKTFLSPAAFDRGILVSSAAAANAVPVAEFTLAAIIMGAKRVFPLADLYRARRTHRTAADLDRHHWLGTHGLTVGVVGASRIGRRVIELLRTALDAEVLLHDPYVSAAEAALLGVTPVDLDTLVATSDVVSLHAPDTPETRNIIDARRIGLMRPGTLLVNTARGPLVDTEALTGHLVSGRLDAVLDVTAPEPLPPGHPLWDLPNVFLTPHLAGAQGNEVGRLGALAVDELARYARGEPFGHPVHRADLGRIA, encoded by the coding sequence ATGAGCACGGGGCTGCTGGACGACGTCTTCCCGCCCGCCGTCCGGTCGCGTCTCGAGGAGACCGCCGAACTGCTCGATCCGGCGGTGATCAGCGAGTTCGACTCCCCCGCCGCCGCCCGGGCGCTGGCCGACGCGGAGGTGCTGCTGACCGGCTGGGGGTGCCCGCCGGTGGACCCGGCGCTGCTGGACCGGGCACCCGCGCTGCGGGCCGTCGTGCACGCGGCGGGGACGGTGAAGACGTTTCTGTCACCGGCCGCCTTCGACCGTGGGATCCTCGTCTCGTCGGCCGCCGCGGCCAACGCCGTGCCGGTGGCCGAGTTCACCCTCGCGGCGATCATCATGGGCGCCAAGCGGGTGTTCCCGCTCGCGGACCTCTACCGGGCCCGCCGCACCCACCGCACCGCCGCCGACCTGGACCGCCACCACTGGCTCGGCACCCACGGTCTGACCGTGGGGGTGGTCGGCGCCTCCCGCATCGGCCGCCGCGTGATCGAGCTGCTGCGGACGGCGCTGGACGCGGAGGTCCTGCTGCACGACCCGTACGTGAGCGCCGCCGAGGCCGCCCTCCTCGGCGTGACCCCGGTCGATCTGGACACCCTCGTGGCGACGAGCGACGTGGTGTCCCTGCACGCCCCGGACACACCCGAGACCCGGAACATCATCGACGCCCGCCGGATCGGCCTGATGCGTCCCGGGACGCTGCTGGTCAACACCGCACGCGGGCCGCTCGTGGACACCGAGGCGCTCACCGGCCACCTGGTGAGCGGCCGGCTCGACGCGGTCCTCGACGTGACCGCGCCCGAGCCGCTGCCTCCCGGCCACCCCCTGTGGGACCTGCCCAACGTGTTCCTGACCCCGCACCTGGCGGGCGCCCAGGGCAACGAGGTGGGCCGGCTCGGCGCGCTCGCCGTGGACGAGCTGGCGCGGTACGCCCGGGGCGAGCCGTTCGGGCACCCCGTGCACCGGGCCGACCTGGGGAGGATCGCGTGA
- a CDS encoding LacI family DNA-binding transcriptional regulator produces MRRQSTAGDGQRRATVTDVARRAGVSTATVSRVLNRNYPVADATRERVESAMRELGYVVNAHARALAGVSNRTVGIIVNEVIDPFYAYIARGVEREAALGGRLCLVCCTQGDPQRELAFIDLMHERRADAVVVVGGSIADRGYTSELARRARELDAGGSKLVLCGRPPLGESAPTAAVEYDNEGGAFAITDHLLMQGHERILYLGGPPKLSTTRDRLAGHRRALELRGVPVDPELAQPGAFSRGFGYRRMAELLRDGPDFTAVFAANDMVAAGAAQALEEAGLRVPKDVSLVGYDDIPVAQELRPRLTTVHVPLEEMGRQAVRLAVSGGDEDDWREPTSGALRLGTHIVVRDSVAPRAGRPLRK; encoded by the coding sequence ATGCGCCGGCAGAGCACGGCCGGGGACGGACAGCGGCGGGCGACGGTCACCGACGTCGCCCGGCGCGCGGGCGTCTCGACGGCCACCGTCTCTCGCGTCCTGAACCGCAACTACCCCGTCGCCGACGCGACCCGGGAGCGCGTCGAGTCCGCCATGCGGGAGCTGGGTTACGTGGTCAACGCGCACGCCCGCGCCCTGGCCGGCGTCTCCAACCGCACCGTGGGCATCATCGTCAACGAGGTCATCGACCCCTTCTACGCGTACATCGCGCGCGGGGTCGAACGGGAGGCGGCGCTCGGCGGACGGCTCTGCCTGGTCTGCTGCACCCAGGGCGACCCGCAGCGCGAGCTGGCCTTCATCGACCTGATGCACGAGCGCCGGGCGGACGCGGTCGTGGTCGTCGGCGGCTCCATCGCGGACCGGGGCTACACCTCGGAGCTGGCTCGCCGGGCGCGCGAGCTGGACGCGGGCGGTTCGAAGCTGGTCCTGTGCGGCCGGCCCCCGCTCGGCGAGTCCGCGCCGACCGCCGCCGTGGAGTACGACAACGAGGGCGGCGCCTTCGCGATCACCGACCACCTGCTGATGCAGGGCCACGAGCGCATCCTCTACCTCGGCGGTCCGCCCAAGCTCTCCACCACCCGCGACCGGCTCGCCGGGCACCGCCGCGCCCTGGAGCTGCGGGGTGTCCCGGTCGATCCCGAGCTGGCCCAGCCGGGCGCCTTCAGCCGCGGCTTCGGATACCGGAGGATGGCCGAACTCCTGCGGGACGGGCCGGATTTCACCGCGGTGTTCGCGGCCAACGACATGGTGGCGGCGGGTGCCGCGCAGGCCCTGGAGGAGGCGGGCCTGCGGGTGCCCAAGGACGTCTCGCTGGTGGGGTACGACGACATCCCGGTCGCCCAGGAGCTGCGTCCCCGGCTGACCACCGTCCATGTGCCGCTGGAGGAGATGGGCCGCCAGGCGGTGCGGCTCGCCGTGTCCGGCGGGGACGAGGACGACTGGCGGGAGCCGACCAGCGGGGCGCTGCGGCTCGGCACCCACATCGTGGTACGCGATTCCGTGGCGCCCCGGGCCGGCAGACCACTGCGCAAGTGA
- a CDS encoding M60 family metallopeptidase, protein MRKHTPSVAPAASPTTESAPATASFVGRRAVLGAAAGAGAATVLGLNATAAHARPATGRPAARPVSVTVTGRPAAEAERLRLAQALRGSEFQPTGLYVPAGTPLSLTVQPRDGLVPTLWIGAWDYYGEITEPRSYPLTAGANTVTDPHGGPVYLTLTGDGERAAVLFRSGAVRMPVFTLGRTCEADYQHQLDTLTESPWVELHAPHTIMTLTREGALLYRDEDHAALLRLVETIVDSHARISGLDGSKPVHRRKAGPYHFTEVSKVPTGVGAYATHGYNGFPRAYLDRATTVEGLRTRGWGLYHELGHLHQQMAYKPGGLTEVTVNIYSLAAQRTLKQPSNLLTVDPATGQTVFQSSRDKFGTPGLTYEKSFGAYEKLVPLRQLELAFGEDFWPRLHQLVREENPQSDYTEDAKRYRALATYSSRIAGYDLTDFFVDTWAFPIDATGRAELAALNLPQPPVDPSTLSD, encoded by the coding sequence ATGCGTAAGCACACCCCGTCCGTCGCCCCGGCCGCCTCCCCCACCACCGAGTCCGCCCCCGCAACCGCCTCCTTCGTGGGCCGCCGTGCCGTCCTCGGCGCGGCGGCGGGCGCGGGCGCCGCGACGGTCCTCGGCCTCAACGCCACCGCCGCCCACGCCCGGCCCGCGACCGGCCGGCCCGCCGCCCGCCCCGTCTCCGTGACCGTCACCGGACGCCCCGCCGCCGAGGCCGAACGGCTGCGGCTCGCCCAGGCGTTGCGCGGTTCGGAGTTCCAGCCGACCGGCCTGTACGTGCCCGCCGGCACCCCGCTCTCGCTGACCGTCCAGCCGCGCGACGGCCTCGTGCCCACGCTGTGGATCGGCGCCTGGGACTACTACGGCGAGATCACCGAACCCCGCAGCTACCCGTTGACCGCCGGCGCCAACACGGTGACCGACCCGCACGGCGGCCCGGTCTACCTGACGCTCACCGGCGACGGCGAGCGGGCCGCCGTGCTCTTCCGATCCGGCGCGGTCCGCATGCCCGTCTTCACCCTGGGCCGGACCTGTGAGGCGGACTACCAGCACCAGCTCGACACCCTGACCGAGTCGCCGTGGGTGGAGCTGCACGCCCCGCACACGATCATGACGCTGACCCGCGAGGGCGCCCTGCTGTACCGCGACGAGGACCACGCGGCGCTGCTCCGGCTGGTCGAGACCATCGTCGACTCGCACGCCCGGATCAGCGGGCTCGACGGCTCGAAGCCGGTGCACCGGCGCAAGGCGGGGCCGTACCACTTCACGGAGGTCAGCAAGGTGCCCACCGGCGTCGGCGCCTACGCCACGCACGGCTACAACGGCTTCCCGCGCGCCTACCTGGACCGGGCCACCACCGTCGAGGGCCTGCGCACCCGGGGCTGGGGGCTCTACCACGAGCTCGGCCACCTCCATCAGCAGATGGCGTACAAGCCGGGCGGCCTCACCGAGGTCACCGTGAACATCTACTCGCTCGCCGCGCAGCGCACCCTGAAGCAGCCGTCGAACCTGCTCACGGTCGACCCGGCGACCGGTCAGACCGTGTTCCAGAGCTCGCGGGACAAGTTCGGGACGCCCGGTCTCACGTACGAGAAGTCCTTCGGGGCGTACGAGAAGCTGGTGCCGCTGCGCCAGCTGGAACTGGCCTTCGGGGAGGACTTCTGGCCGCGCCTGCACCAGCTGGTGCGCGAGGAGAACCCGCAGTCCGACTACACCGAGGACGCCAAGCGCTACCGGGCCCTGGCCACTTACTCCAGCCGGATCGCGGGATACGACCTGACGGACTTCTTCGTGGACACCTGGGCGTTCCCCATCGACGCCACGGGCCGCGCCGAACTCGCCGCGCTGAATCTCCCGCAGCCGCCCGTCGACCCGAGCACGCTGTCCGACTGA
- a CDS encoding polysaccharide lyase 8 family protein codes for MHLSRRTLLAAGGATASVVLTAGPAGTAWAGAREEEPINDFEALLDRARTLLTGGAFDPADPDFAAGVATLDGTAGALWDSLDRSAGRTALWPDLSPLTDPGNFGQSYTRLRTIAVAWATPGTALSGSDETAEALAGALRFAYDTAYHPSAAETGNWWFWEIGAPRALMDCCVLLRAHLPAADLADYLAVVDRFCPDADRRTNSPTLPETGANRTDKAVIVALRGLLGKDADKVASARDALSDVRDSGRNSLFRYTTSGDGFYEDGSFVQHSEVAYTGSYGTVLLGGAAWLLSLLAGSAWAVTDPKVSVMYEAVERSFVPVVFDGLMMDAVRGRAISRERAGDHRDGAAAVAAILLLATGAPADLAGRWRSLVKGWLTRNRTTPFTALATLPQLALAKAVLADRAIHPAPRTTGSFVFADMDRVVHRRPGWACTLSLSSKRISAYEAGNGENLHGWYTGDGMTYLYDGDDLGQYNDGFWPTVDPYRLPGTTVDTRPREDLGTGAGTSTYRPPNAVAGGAALDGRYAAAAMELMGAPGSGLRARKAWFLLDNTVVALGAGITSGDGRPVETVIENRNLGANGRNRLLVDGLPGRNGAYSHARWAHIEGVGGYVLPGGAALRTLREERTGTWRAIDTGADTGGSTDPVTRRYLTLWLDHGSSPTDAGYAYVLLPGASAAATAVWSASRPVRVLANDATAQAVEDRRTGLTAVHFWAAGTAAGITASGPATVLVRRRGSRVSVAVADPGRTGTSVTVGLPFSVRKVTEADDTVELAPGRHPLLTVAVGGSRGHTHRAELVQ; via the coding sequence ATGCACCTGAGCAGAAGGACCCTTCTCGCGGCGGGCGGCGCCACGGCGTCGGTGGTCCTGACAGCGGGCCCGGCCGGGACGGCGTGGGCGGGAGCGCGGGAGGAGGAGCCGATCAACGACTTCGAAGCACTTCTCGACCGGGCGCGGACGCTGCTCACCGGAGGCGCGTTCGACCCGGCGGACCCGGACTTCGCCGCCGGTGTGGCCACCCTGGACGGCACCGCGGGCGCCCTCTGGGACAGCCTGGACCGCAGCGCCGGGCGGACCGCCCTGTGGCCCGATCTCTCACCGCTCACCGACCCGGGCAACTTCGGCCAGAGCTATACGCGGCTCCGCACGATCGCCGTCGCATGGGCCACGCCCGGCACCGCGCTCTCCGGAAGCGACGAGACCGCCGAAGCGCTGGCCGGGGCGCTGCGGTTCGCGTACGACACGGCCTACCACCCCTCGGCCGCCGAGACCGGCAACTGGTGGTTCTGGGAGATCGGGGCGCCGCGCGCGCTGATGGACTGCTGCGTGCTGCTGCGCGCGCACCTGCCGGCCGCCGATCTAGCGGACTACCTCGCGGTCGTCGACCGGTTCTGCCCCGACGCGGACCGCCGCACCAACTCCCCGACCCTGCCGGAGACCGGTGCCAACCGCACCGACAAGGCGGTGATCGTGGCGCTGCGCGGGCTGCTCGGCAAGGACGCGGACAAGGTGGCCTCGGCGCGCGACGCGCTCTCCGACGTACGCGACTCAGGCCGCAACAGCCTGTTCCGCTATACGACTTCGGGTGACGGCTTCTACGAGGACGGTTCGTTCGTCCAGCACTCGGAGGTGGCGTACACCGGCTCCTACGGCACCGTCCTGCTCGGCGGCGCGGCCTGGCTGCTCTCGCTCCTGGCCGGCTCGGCATGGGCGGTGACCGACCCGAAGGTGTCGGTGATGTACGAGGCGGTGGAGCGGAGCTTCGTCCCGGTGGTCTTCGACGGGCTGATGATGGACGCGGTGCGCGGCCGCGCCATCTCCCGGGAGCGGGCGGGCGACCACCGGGACGGGGCGGCGGCCGTCGCCGCGATCCTGCTCCTGGCCACCGGCGCCCCCGCCGACCTGGCGGGCCGCTGGCGCTCGCTGGTCAAGGGCTGGCTGACCCGCAACCGCACCACCCCGTTCACCGCACTGGCCACCCTGCCCCAACTCGCCCTGGCGAAAGCGGTGCTGGCCGACCGCGCCATCCACCCCGCACCCCGCACCACGGGCAGTTTCGTCTTCGCCGACATGGACCGCGTCGTCCACCGCCGCCCCGGCTGGGCCTGCACCCTGTCGCTCTCCTCGAAGCGCATCTCCGCGTACGAGGCGGGCAACGGCGAGAACCTGCACGGCTGGTACACCGGCGACGGCATGACGTATCTCTACGACGGCGACGATCTCGGGCAGTACAACGACGGCTTCTGGCCGACCGTCGATCCGTACCGCCTGCCGGGGACCACGGTCGACACCCGCCCGCGCGAGGACCTGGGCACCGGCGCCGGCACCTCCACCTACCGGCCGCCGAACGCGGTGGCGGGCGGTGCCGCGCTGGACGGCCGGTACGCCGCCGCCGCGATGGAGCTGATGGGCGCTCCGGGGTCCGGTCTGCGGGCCCGAAAGGCGTGGTTCCTGCTCGACAACACGGTCGTGGCGCTCGGCGCGGGCATCACCTCGGGCGACGGCCGCCCGGTCGAGACGGTGATCGAGAACCGCAACCTGGGCGCGAACGGCCGCAACCGGCTGCTGGTGGACGGGCTCCCCGGCCGTAACGGCGCTTACAGCCATGCCCGTTGGGCGCACATCGAGGGCGTCGGCGGGTATGTGCTGCCCGGCGGGGCCGCCCTGCGCACGCTGCGCGAGGAGCGCACCGGCACCTGGCGGGCCATCGACACGGGCGCGGACACCGGCGGCAGCACCGACCCGGTCACCCGCCGCTACCTCACCCTCTGGCTCGACCACGGCAGCTCCCCCACCGACGCCGGGTACGCCTATGTGCTGCTGCCCGGCGCCTCGGCGGCGGCGACCGCCGTCTGGTCGGCGTCCCGGCCGGTGCGCGTCCTCGCCAACGACGCGACCGCGCAGGCGGTGGAGGACCGCAGGACCGGGCTCACCGCCGTGCACTTCTGGGCCGCCGGTACGGCCGCGGGCATCACCGCCTCCGGTCCCGCGACGGTCCTGGTGCGGCGGCGCGGCTCCCGGGTCTCCGTGGCGGTCGCCGACCCGGGCCGCACCGGGACCTCCGTCACGGTCGGCCTGCCGTTCTCCGTCCGCAAGGTGACCGAGGCCGACGACACCGTCGAACTCGCCCCGGGGCGGCACCCGTTGCTCACCGTCGCCGTCGGCGGCTCACGGGGTCACACCCACCGCGCCGAACTCGTCCAGTAA